From a region of the Panicum virgatum strain AP13 chromosome 2K, P.virgatum_v5, whole genome shotgun sequence genome:
- the LOC120696250 gene encoding protein DMP2-like, with amino-acid sequence MEEGIKEEGGPRKASGAAAGQASKMSKTVGAMEDATFKSIGDVLKLLPTATVVVYQVLNPIVTNAGACHVGYKIATGILIGLCGFFCAFSTFTDSYVGADGKVKYGLVTPRGLLPFADSAGAAAAGGTDFSKYRLRFSDFVHAAFAVAVFAAVTLLADANTVACFYPSLKEQQKKVVMALPVVVGAVSGVIFIVFPSRRHGIGYPPETSAPASQ; translated from the coding sequence ATGGAAGAAGGCATCAAAGAAGAGGGTGGGCCTAGGAAAGCATCTGGAGCAGCCGCAGGCCAGGCCAGCAAGATGAGCAAGACCGTGGGGGCCATGGAGGACGCGACGTTCAAGAGCATCGGCGACGTGCTGAAGCTGCTGCCCACGGCGACGGTGGTCGTGTACCAGGTGCTCAACCCGATCGTGACCAACGCCGGCGCCTGCCACGTCGGGTACAAGATCGCCACGGGGATCCTCATCGGGCTTTGCGGCTTCTTCTGCGCCTTCTCTACCTTCACCGACAGCTACGTGGGCGCCGACGGCAAGGTCAAGTACGGCCTCGTGACGCCCCGGGGCCTCCTTCCCTTCGCCgacagcgccggcgccgccgccgccggggggacGGACTTCTCCAAGTACCGGCTGCGGTTCTCCGACTTCGTGCACGCGGCCTTCGCCGTGGCCGTGTTCGCGGCGGTGACGCTGCTCGCCGACGCCAACACGGTGGCGTGCTTCTACCCGTCGCTCAAGGAACAGCAGAAGAAGGTGGTCATGGCGCTCCCCGTCGTGGTCGGCGCCGTCTCCGGCGTCATCTTCATCGTGTTCCCTTCCAGGCGTCACGGCATCGGGTACCCGCCCGAGACGAGCGCGCCGGCGTCGCAGTAG